A genomic stretch from Oleomonas cavernae includes:
- the cydB gene encoding cytochrome d ubiquinol oxidase subunit II has translation MLDYETLRLIWWVLLGVLLIGFAVMDGFDLGVGTLLPFVARSDMERRVVINTVGPVWEGNQVWLILGAGAIFAAWPALYAAAFSGFYFAMFLVLWALILRPVGFKFRSKVEHATWRSVWDWALFVGGAVPALIFGVAFGNLFLGVDFTFDATLRFLPQISLLSLLSPFALLFGLVSVAMVVFHGATWLNLKTTDAVKARAGRAMVYAGLAFIVLFVLAGFWLRIQDGYVITSPLVTDGPSNPMLKTVDYVPGGWFANYDAHAVLWVLPVLAVLGVLAAIALRGWPLAAFAASALVPLGTIGTAGWALFPFLLPSRSNPAVSLTVWDTSSSKLTLAVMLGAVLIFMPLVVAYTGWVYRVLRGPVRPEHIAADHSSY, from the coding sequence ATGCTCGACTACGAAACCCTGCGCCTGATCTGGTGGGTGCTGCTGGGCGTCCTGCTGATCGGCTTTGCCGTCATGGACGGCTTCGATCTGGGCGTCGGCACCCTGCTGCCCTTCGTCGCGCGCAGCGACATGGAACGCCGGGTGGTGATCAATACCGTGGGCCCGGTGTGGGAAGGCAATCAGGTGTGGCTGATCCTGGGCGCCGGCGCCATCTTCGCCGCCTGGCCGGCGCTTTATGCCGCCGCCTTCTCGGGCTTCTACTTCGCCATGTTCCTGGTCTTGTGGGCGCTGATCCTGCGCCCGGTGGGCTTCAAGTTCCGCTCCAAGGTCGAACATGCCACCTGGCGCTCGGTCTGGGACTGGGCCTTGTTCGTGGGCGGCGCGGTGCCGGCGCTGATCTTCGGCGTCGCCTTCGGCAACCTGTTTCTGGGCGTCGACTTCACCTTCGATGCGACCCTGCGCTTCCTGCCGCAGATCTCGCTCCTCTCGCTGCTCAGCCCCTTTGCCCTGTTGTTCGGCCTGGTCAGCGTGGCCATGGTGGTGTTCCACGGCGCCACCTGGCTGAACCTCAAGACCACCGACGCGGTGAAGGCCCGGGCCGGGCGGGCCATGGTCTATGCCGGCCTTGCCTTCATCGTGCTGTTCGTGCTGGCGGGTTTCTGGCTTCGGATTCAGGACGGCTACGTCATAACCTCGCCACTGGTGACCGACGGTCCCTCGAACCCGATGCTCAAGACGGTGGACTATGTACCCGGCGGCTGGTTCGCCAATTACGACGCCCATGCGGTGCTATGGGTGCTGCCTGTGCTGGCGGTTTTGGGCGTGCTGGCGGCGATCGCCTTGCGCGGCTGGCCGCTGGCGGCTTTCGCGGCCTCGGCCCTGGTGCCGCTCGGCACCATCGGCACGGCGGGCTGGGCCCTGTTCCCGTTCTTGCTGCCGTCGCGCAGCAATCCGGCCGTCAGCCTGACCGTGTGGGACACCTCGTCGAGCAAGCTGACGCTCGCGGTGATGCTGGGCGCGGTGCTGATCTTCATGCCGTTGGTCGTGGCCTATACCGGCTGGGTCTACCGGGTGCTGCGCGGCCCGGTGCGGCCCGAGCACATCGCCGCCGATCATTCATCCTACTGA
- a CDS encoding DUF1302 domain-containing protein produces the protein MVGMRGRMGRAVVGLAMLVGSTAARAETIELGDGFVLDFGGTATYSLGVRTEDRDSRLTDPNRSDSANANDGDFNFDQGALINNRAALVLEGGIHDDHIGAFVRGSGFYDDAYRNPNDNAPGNRVNKFGPADEFTDETQDYHWWRVRLLDAYAYGRFDLGDMPVDLRAGRQVVSWGESLFFPNIAGSQNPYDVTKLMVPGAEVKDYVLPTLQASARISPTPWLSFAAYYQFEFEKNELDGVGSYFSYSDIVGPGATFMDTLTPFPLMRQADVKPPDLGQWGVSAHVAVGDATDLGLYALVYHDKAPTVTFGTMLLPVAPPLPIFVAIPIDYRLTYVEDITLLGASFTTAVGNVTVAGELSYRDGAPVLVDVPTGLPTALPMASPGQLLQGNLSFVNVLPVTVLADSTRLLGEVTMVHVLDVDGVAPPVINGFLPPPAKVGIDDLTFARTSAALELQVEFGYTNVFDGWDMSVPVTYQGVIFGPSALPGSLGPLVGIGDHRLSLGVDFTYLNNLEIGLRYNFLFGEGDTRDRPLADRDYATLAVSYGF, from the coding sequence ATGGTGGGGATGCGGGGCAGGATGGGCCGGGCGGTGGTTGGCTTGGCGATGCTGGTGGGGAGCACGGCGGCCAGGGCCGAGACGATCGAGCTGGGCGACGGCTTCGTCCTCGATTTCGGCGGCACCGCGACCTACAGCCTCGGCGTCAGGACCGAGGATCGCGACAGCCGGCTGACCGATCCCAACCGGTCCGACAGCGCCAATGCCAATGACGGCGATTTCAACTTCGACCAAGGCGCGCTGATCAACAACCGCGCCGCCCTGGTGCTGGAAGGCGGCATTCACGACGACCATATCGGCGCCTTCGTGCGCGGCAGCGGCTTCTACGACGATGCCTATCGCAACCCCAACGACAATGCGCCGGGCAACCGGGTCAACAAGTTCGGGCCGGCGGACGAATTCACCGACGAGACCCAGGACTATCATTGGTGGCGGGTGCGGCTGCTCGATGCCTATGCCTATGGCCGCTTCGACCTGGGCGACATGCCGGTCGACCTGCGCGCCGGGCGCCAGGTCGTCTCGTGGGGCGAGAGCCTGTTCTTTCCCAATATCGCCGGCTCGCAGAATCCCTATGACGTGACCAAGCTGATGGTGCCCGGCGCGGAAGTGAAGGATTACGTTCTGCCCACCCTGCAGGCCTCGGCCCGCATCAGCCCGACGCCGTGGCTGAGCTTTGCCGCCTACTACCAGTTCGAGTTCGAGAAGAACGAACTCGACGGGGTAGGGAGTTATTTCAGCTACAGCGATATCGTCGGCCCCGGCGCCACCTTCATGGATACGCTCACCCCGTTTCCCTTGATGCGCCAGGCGGATGTGAAGCCGCCCGACCTGGGGCAATGGGGCGTCTCGGCCCATGTCGCGGTCGGCGATGCAACCGACCTCGGCCTCTATGCCCTGGTCTACCACGACAAGGCGCCGACAGTGACCTTCGGCACCATGCTACTGCCCGTGGCGCCGCCGCTGCCGATCTTCGTGGCGATTCCGATCGACTACCGGCTGACCTATGTCGAGGATATCACGCTCCTGGGGGCGAGCTTCACCACCGCGGTCGGCAATGTCACGGTGGCAGGTGAACTCAGCTATCGCGACGGCGCGCCGGTGCTGGTCGATGTCCCCACCGGCCTGCCGACGGCCCTGCCCATGGCAAGCCCAGGGCAACTGCTGCAAGGCAACCTGTCGTTCGTGAACGTCCTGCCGGTGACGGTGCTGGCCGATTCGACGCGCCTGCTGGGCGAGGTGACGATGGTCCATGTGCTGGATGTCGACGGGGTGGCGCCGCCGGTCATCAACGGCTTCCTGCCGCCGCCGGCGAAGGTCGGCATCGACGACCTGACCTTTGCCCGCACCAGCGCGGCCCTCGAGCTGCAGGTCGAATTCGGCTACACCAATGTCTTCGACGGCTGGGACATGAGCGTGCCCGTGACCTATCAGGGCGTGATCTTCGGGCCGTCGGCCCTGCCGGGCAGCCTGGGGCCGCTGGTGGGCATCGGCGACCACCGCCTGAGCCTCGGCGTCGACTTCACCTACCTGAACAACCTGGAAATCGGCCTGCGCTACAATTTCCTGTTCGGCGAGGGCGATACCCGCGACCGGCCGCTGGCCGACCGAGACTATGCCACCCTGGCGGTCAGCTATGGGTTCTAG
- a CDS encoding flavodoxin family protein yields the protein MSNIAIVYHSGYGHTAVQAEAVARGARRVGNATVNLIKVDEVDAHWDDLAAADAIIFGSPTYMGAASAAFRQFAEKSSKVWYTQGWKDKLAAGFTNSASQSGDKLNVLVELAIFAAQHAMIWIGLDLPPGNNNSKGSVEDLNRLGSFLGAMAQSNADQGPEAGPPAADQRTAERLGERVATLAKTRSFAAAA from the coding sequence ATGTCGAATATCGCCATCGTCTATCATTCCGGCTACGGCCATACCGCGGTCCAGGCCGAGGCCGTCGCCCGCGGCGCCCGCCGGGTCGGCAACGCCACCGTCAACCTCATCAAGGTCGACGAGGTCGACGCCCACTGGGACGACCTGGCCGCGGCCGATGCCATCATCTTCGGCTCGCCCACCTACATGGGCGCCGCCTCGGCCGCGTTCCGCCAGTTCGCCGAGAAGTCGTCCAAAGTCTGGTACACGCAGGGCTGGAAGGACAAGCTGGCCGCCGGCTTCACCAATTCCGCCAGCCAGAGCGGCGACAAGCTGAACGTGCTGGTCGAACTGGCGATCTTCGCCGCCCAGCACGCCATGATCTGGATCGGCCTCGACCTGCCGCCGGGCAACAACAATTCCAAGGGCAGCGTCGAGGACCTGAACCGCCTGGGCAGCTTCCTGGGCGCCATGGCCCAGTCCAATGCCGACCAGGGCCCGGAAGCCGGCCCGCCCGCCGCCGACCAGCGCACGGCCGAGCGTCTGGGCGAACGCGTCGCCACCCTCGCCAAGACGCGCAGCTTCGCCGCCGCTGCCTGA
- a CDS encoding recombinase family protein, protein MVFKEDEAADIRTIFSLYLELGTVGKLLKAIEARDIRTRRRISSTGRETGGNAIGRGHLYHLLSNPVYAGRIRHKDKTYAGAHPAIIDQVTWDAVQTLLANNTQGPRKRAQWPVTEPGWLAGLLVDQHGKTFALNHANKGGKRYRYYVERPAHKGTDEKLRRVPAGELERAVQEATWGFVRDPLKLVEVLEISRPEQTGSLFEAVASLKRHMADQATVAWDRRIRPTLKQIVLTADGIRLIFDRSALQQLLGLPIQTRSGADALSVDLPIRIKLRGTQFKLVVPGNGAEALKPDTTLIKAVARAHTWAQQLITGERPTIAAIAKTEGMAKVSIRRILRLAFLAPDIVEAILEGRQPLDLTAEKLMVHVEVPTSWQRQRMELLGIS, encoded by the coding sequence TTGGTCTTCAAGGAGGATGAAGCGGCAGACATCCGCACCATCTTCAGCCTCTACCTGGAACTGGGCACGGTCGGGAAGCTGCTGAAGGCGATCGAGGCCAGGGACATCCGCACCCGGCGGCGGATCTCCTCCACAGGCAGGGAGACGGGCGGCAATGCCATCGGCCGCGGTCACCTCTACCATCTGCTGTCGAACCCGGTCTATGCCGGCCGCATCCGGCACAAGGACAAAACCTACGCCGGTGCGCACCCCGCGATCATCGATCAGGTGACCTGGGATGCCGTGCAGACCTTGCTTGCCAACAACACGCAAGGACCGAGGAAGCGGGCGCAGTGGCCCGTCACCGAGCCCGGCTGGCTTGCAGGCCTGCTGGTCGATCAGCATGGCAAGACCTTCGCCCTCAATCATGCGAACAAGGGCGGCAAGCGATATCGCTATTACGTCGAGCGCCCTGCTCACAAGGGGACCGACGAGAAGCTGCGGCGCGTGCCGGCCGGCGAACTGGAGCGCGCCGTGCAGGAAGCCACTTGGGGCTTCGTCCGGGATCCACTCAAGCTGGTAGAAGTCCTGGAGATCAGCCGGCCGGAGCAGACCGGCTCGTTGTTCGAGGCTGTCGCTTCCCTGAAGCGGCACATGGCGGATCAAGCCACGGTGGCGTGGGACCGTCGCATTCGGCCGACGCTCAAGCAGATCGTGCTCACGGCCGATGGCATCCGGCTCATCTTCGACAGGTCAGCACTTCAGCAACTGCTGGGATTACCAATCCAAACCAGGTCAGGAGCAGACGCCCTCTCGGTGGATCTGCCAATTCGGATCAAGTTGCGCGGCACGCAGTTCAAGCTCGTCGTGCCTGGCAATGGCGCGGAAGCACTTAAGCCAGACACCACACTGATCAAAGCGGTGGCGAGGGCGCATACCTGGGCCCAACAACTGATCACCGGTGAAAGGCCTACCATTGCCGCCATTGCCAAGACGGAGGGGATGGCCAAGGTCTCCATCCGCAGAATTCTGCGCCTGGCCTTTCTCGCTCCCGATATCGTTGAGGCCATCCTCGAAGGCCGCCAGCCTTTGGATCTGACTGCGGAGAAACTCATGGTTCATGTCGAGGTGCCGACAAGCTGGCAACGCCAGCGAATGGAACTCCTGGGGATCAGCTGA
- a CDS encoding cytochrome ubiquinol oxidase subunit I gives MEAVDLARLQFAVTALYHFLFVPLTLGLSILLGIMETVYVMTGRTIWRDMVKFWGTLFGINFAMGVATGITMEFQFGTNWAYYSHFVGDIFGVPLAIEGAMAFFLEATMIGLFFFGWNKLSKVKHLMVTWALALATNLSALWILIANGWMQHPTGAYFNTDTMRMELADFMAIFFNQVGQAKFVHTVSAGYVTGAVFVLAISAFYLLAGRHKDLARRSMTVAASFGLASALSVVVLGDESGYVAGENQKMKIAAIEAMWETQPAPASLTLFGLPDVEARTTHYALEIPWVLGLIATRSTDKTVLGIDDLVIEAERRIKDGLIAYVALEKLQADRGNADLKAAAVAHVDNLGYALLLKKIRPDIENATEAEIATAAAFTIPDVPVLFWSFRLMVACGFWFIALFAVAFVLASRRWLERYRLFLWAAVLTLPLPWVAAELGWIVAEYGRQPWAVEGLLPTFMAASTASSGNVLISLLAFVAFYTTLLVVDIFLMIKYVRLGPDKVLGHPVAPARARDPIIVAGE, from the coding sequence ATGGAAGCCGTCGATCTCGCCCGCCTGCAGTTCGCCGTCACCGCGCTCTATCATTTCCTGTTCGTGCCCTTGACGCTCGGCCTCTCCATCCTGCTGGGCATCATGGAGACGGTCTATGTCATGACCGGGCGTACCATCTGGCGCGACATGGTGAAATTCTGGGGCACCCTGTTCGGCATCAACTTTGCCATGGGGGTCGCCACCGGTATCACCATGGAATTCCAGTTCGGCACCAACTGGGCCTACTACTCCCACTTCGTCGGCGATATCTTCGGCGTGCCCTTGGCGATCGAAGGGGCGATGGCCTTCTTCCTCGAAGCGACCATGATCGGCCTGTTCTTCTTCGGCTGGAACAAGCTCTCGAAGGTCAAGCACCTGATGGTGACCTGGGCGCTGGCCCTGGCCACCAACCTGTCGGCCCTGTGGATCCTGATTGCCAACGGCTGGATGCAGCACCCCACCGGTGCCTATTTCAATACCGACACCATGCGCATGGAACTGGCCGATTTCATGGCAATCTTCTTCAACCAGGTCGGCCAGGCGAAATTCGTCCACACCGTCAGTGCCGGCTATGTAACCGGCGCGGTGTTCGTGCTGGCAATCAGCGCCTTCTACCTGCTGGCGGGGCGGCACAAGGACCTGGCCCGGCGCTCGATGACGGTGGCCGCCAGCTTCGGCCTGGCCTCGGCGCTGTCGGTCGTGGTGCTGGGCGACGAGAGCGGCTATGTCGCGGGCGAGAACCAGAAGATGAAGATCGCCGCGATCGAGGCGATGTGGGAAACCCAGCCGGCGCCGGCCTCGCTCACCCTGTTCGGCCTGCCCGATGTCGAGGCGCGCACCACCCACTACGCGCTCGAGATCCCCTGGGTTCTGGGCCTGATCGCCACCCGATCCACGGACAAGACGGTGTTGGGCATCGACGACTTGGTGATCGAGGCCGAGCGGCGCATCAAGGACGGCCTGATCGCCTATGTGGCGCTGGAGAAGCTGCAGGCCGATCGCGGCAATGCGGATCTGAAAGCCGCGGCCGTGGCCCATGTGGACAATCTGGGTTACGCCCTGCTCTTGAAAAAGATCCGCCCCGACATCGAGAATGCGACGGAGGCTGAGATCGCCACGGCCGCGGCCTTCACCATTCCCGACGTGCCGGTGCTATTCTGGTCGTTCCGCCTGATGGTCGCCTGCGGTTTCTGGTTCATCGCGCTGTTCGCCGTGGCCTTCGTGCTGGCCTCGCGCCGCTGGCTGGAACGCTACCGCCTGTTCCTGTGGGCGGCGGTGCTCACCCTGCCGCTGCCCTGGGTGGCGGCGGAGCTGGGCTGGATCGTCGCCGAATACGGGCGCCAGCCCTGGGCGGTCGAAGGCCTGCTGCCGACCTTTATGGCGGCGTCGACGGCCTCCTCGGGCAATGTCCTGATCAGCCTGCTGGCCTTCGTCGCCTTCTATACCACCCTGCTCGTGGTCGATATTTTCCTGATGATCAAATATGTGCGCCTGGGCCCCGACAAGGTCCTGGGCCACCCGGTGGCGCCGGCACGGGCGCGCGATCCGATCATCGTGGCGGGGGAGTGA
- a CDS encoding thiol-disulfide oxidoreductase DCC family protein, protein MSPNWAPAPAADLPDGLILFDGVCVLCDGWVRFVIRRDEAQRFRFLPIQDPAGRALAARFGIHPDMPQSNAIVIGDKAYFKWESAVKVLETLPGWRWIRITMILPRGLRNWLYDRIARNRYWLFGRYDHCVVPDPAQAHRFAPPTLPPR, encoded by the coding sequence ATGTCGCCGAACTGGGCGCCAGCACCCGCCGCCGATCTCCCGGACGGCCTGATCCTGTTCGACGGGGTCTGCGTGCTGTGTGACGGCTGGGTACGCTTCGTCATCCGCCGCGACGAGGCCCAGCGTTTCCGGTTCCTGCCGATCCAGGACCCGGCCGGCCGTGCCCTGGCCGCCCGCTTCGGCATCCATCCCGACATGCCCCAATCCAATGCCATCGTCATCGGCGACAAGGCCTATTTCAAATGGGAGTCGGCGGTCAAGGTGCTGGAGACCTTGCCCGGCTGGCGCTGGATCAGGATCACCATGATCCTGCCGCGCGGCCTGCGGAACTGGCTCTACGACCGCATCGCCCGCAACCGCTACTGGCTGTTCGGCCGCTATGACCATTGCGTCGTGCCCGACCCCGCCCAGGCCCACCGCTTCGCCCCGCCGACCCTGCCGCCACGCTGA
- a CDS encoding RrF2 family transcriptional regulator, with product MAQSSSHFAVALHVLVLLGTEGDRPLNSDCLAASTGSHPVMIRRIVGQLREAGLVTAQRGREGGFRLSRPAAEITLGQVYQAIEEGEIFARHHNPNPACTVGQRINGLLCPVFSDAKSAVIERLGQKNLAALISGS from the coding sequence ATGGCACAGTCATCCAGCCACTTCGCCGTCGCCTTGCACGTTCTGGTCCTGCTGGGAACAGAAGGCGACCGCCCCTTGAATTCGGACTGCCTCGCCGCCAGCACCGGCAGCCATCCGGTGATGATCCGGCGCATCGTCGGCCAGTTGCGCGAGGCCGGCCTGGTCACCGCCCAGCGCGGCCGGGAGGGCGGCTTCCGGCTCAGCCGGCCGGCGGCGGAGATCACGCTGGGCCAGGTCTACCAGGCGATCGAGGAAGGCGAAATTTTCGCCCGCCACCACAATCCAAACCCCGCCTGCACGGTGGGCCAGCGCATCAACGGCCTGCTGTGCCCGGTGTTCTCGGATGCGAAGTCGGCGGTGATCGAGCGGCTGGGACAAAAAAATCTGGCGGCGCTGATCAGCGGCTCTTGA
- a CDS encoding recombinase family protein, with protein MSRKPLVRCAIYTRKSSEEGLEQDFNSLDAQLEACEAYVRSQAHEGWKALPDLFDDGGFSGGTLERPALQRLMDMVQARRIDVIVIYKIDRLTRSLPDFARLAEQFDAHGVSFVSVTQQFNTTTSMGRLMLNVLLSFAQFEREITGERIRDKIAASKKKGLWMGAQHPSAMTSRTAPWSSRRMKRQTSAPSSASTWNWARSGSC; from the coding sequence ATGAGCCGAAAGCCCCTCGTCCGCTGCGCCATCTACACCCGCAAGTCCTCAGAGGAGGGCCTCGAACAGGACTTCAACTCCCTGGATGCCCAGCTGGAGGCCTGCGAGGCCTATGTCCGCTCCCAGGCCCATGAGGGCTGGAAGGCCCTGCCCGATCTCTTCGATGATGGCGGCTTCTCCGGCGGGACGCTCGAGCGTCCCGCCCTGCAGCGCCTGATGGACATGGTCCAGGCCCGGCGGATCGATGTCATCGTCATCTACAAGATCGACCGCCTCACCCGCTCCCTGCCCGACTTCGCCCGCCTGGCCGAACAGTTCGATGCCCATGGGGTCTCTTTCGTCTCGGTGACCCAGCAGTTCAACACCACCACCTCCATGGGACGGCTGATGCTGAATGTGCTGCTCTCCTTTGCCCAGTTCGAGCGGGAGATCACCGGTGAGCGCATTCGCGACAAGATCGCGGCCTCGAAGAAGAAGGGCCTGTGGATGGGGGCACAACACCCTTCGGCTATGACCTCAAGGACCGCACCTTGGTCTTCAAGGAGGATGAAGCGGCAGACATCCGCACCATCTTCAGCCTCTACCTGGAACTGGGCACGGTCGGGAAGCTGCTGA
- the cydP gene encoding cytochrome oxidase putative small subunit CydP gives MLRREIAVLLTIKLIALAGLWYFFFRPELKVRVDPPAVEQHLFETGSRAPGNGS, from the coding sequence ATGCTGCGCCGCGAAATCGCCGTGCTTCTGACGATCAAGCTGATCGCCCTGGCCGGGCTTTGGTATTTCTTCTTCCGGCCGGAGCTCAAGGTGCGGGTCGATCCGCCTGCGGTGGAACAGCATCTTTTCGAGACCGGCAGCAGGGCGCCGGGCAACGGGAGTTGA
- a CDS encoding basic helix-loop-helix domain-containing protein — translation MDEVRRDQINECFAQVTGLLEDAHEIAVTGQSDRASLDELMDCAKALRQTVDRASAMVTVIEGLLS, via the coding sequence ATGGACGAGGTTAGGCGGGATCAGATCAACGAGTGCTTCGCCCAGGTGACCGGCCTGCTGGAGGATGCGCACGAGATCGCCGTGACCGGGCAGTCCGACCGTGCCAGCCTGGACGAACTGATGGATTGTGCAAAGGCCCTGCGACAGACTGTCGACAGGGCCTCGGCAATGGTTACGGTGATCGAAGGGCTACTCAGCTGA
- a CDS encoding TonB family protein: MQRFVPAALAVVMALGSAPVSAATGSSDFNKKTDAPAKYKVPAPGAEANADLDAWQDQVAEIVDATLTFPLAGRLSRQGGTTGIRLVIDRSGKVDSATVEKPSGNEDIDDVTKRFFENLALPPLPASYGHEKLSFLYTIRYDFRD, from the coding sequence ATGCAGCGCTTTGTTCCAGCCGCCCTGGCGGTCGTCATGGCCCTGGGCAGCGCACCAGTATCGGCGGCCACCGGTTCGAGCGATTTCAACAAGAAGACCGACGCGCCCGCCAAGTACAAGGTTCCCGCCCCCGGCGCCGAGGCGAATGCCGACCTGGACGCCTGGCAGGACCAGGTCGCCGAAATCGTCGACGCCACGCTCACCTTCCCGCTGGCCGGCAGGCTCAGCCGCCAGGGCGGCACCACCGGCATCCGCCTGGTCATCGACCGCAGCGGCAAGGTCGATTCGGCCACCGTGGAAAAGCCCAGCGGCAATGAAGATATTGATGACGTTACCAAGCGCTTCTTCGAAAACCTGGCCCTGCCGCCGTTGCCAGCCAGCTATGGGCACGAAAAGCTGAGTTTCCTCTACACCATCCGCTACGATTTCCGGGACTGA
- the cydX gene encoding cytochrome bd-I oxidase subunit CydX → MWYFAWVLGLGLACSFAVLNAMWLELKEDADA, encoded by the coding sequence ATGTGGTACTTCGCCTGGGTTCTGGGGCTGGGCCTGGCCTGCTCCTTCGCCGTGCTCAACGCCATGTGGCTGGAGCTGAAGGAAGACGCGGACGCCTGA
- a CDS encoding SDR family oxidoreductase → MPGAVLLIGGSGTFGSRLAEGLAATTDLALVVAGRDGAKARETAAQLQRRFPGRAITGIALDRAAVTAAALSALGAGLLVDAAGPFQFTDLALPRAAIAAGIPYLDLADATGFVSSIEQLDGAAKRAGVAVVAGASSTPALSAAVVDDLTLGWQRLDTVEVAISPGNRAPRGLSVVRAILSYVGRPVRVLVDGQWASRPGFSMLARRRIGPLGARWLALCDAPDLVLLPRRAAPRRSAIFRAGLELPILHLGLYALGLLVRARLLRALTPLARPLHWCADRLLAFGTDRGGMVVEVKGLDAAGRRCRRRWILWAEAGQGLYVPTLPALALIRSIAAGRGPAPGAVPCVGLLPLATIAAEFDRHRITTQTDGETDDSPPLFAGAVGPGFAHLPAPIRTLHSPGWWAAFRGRGRVDGAANPLGRLVARLFGFPPTLADVPVRVTIARDGRGERWRRDFGGHLFSSHLRPDGGGGVVECFGPFHFPLRLTPTPGGLRYDIAGWRLGRLPLPGFLEPRIAVEETIDAQGRFHFDVALSLPLVGRMVRYRGWLEADEAGPAPFSPHS, encoded by the coding sequence ATGCCCGGGGCGGTGCTGTTGATCGGCGGCAGCGGCACCTTCGGCAGCCGCCTCGCCGAAGGGCTGGCCGCCACCACCGACCTGGCCCTGGTCGTTGCCGGCCGTGACGGCGCCAAGGCACGAGAGACCGCCGCCCAACTGCAACGGCGCTTTCCCGGGCGGGCAATCACGGGCATTGCCCTGGACCGGGCGGCGGTCACCGCCGCCGCACTCAGCGCCTTGGGCGCCGGCCTCCTGGTCGATGCCGCCGGCCCGTTCCAGTTCACCGACCTCGCCCTGCCGCGCGCCGCGATCGCCGCCGGCATCCCCTATCTCGACCTGGCCGATGCCACCGGCTTTGTCTCGAGCATCGAGCAATTGGACGGCGCCGCAAAGCGGGCCGGTGTCGCCGTCGTGGCCGGGGCCAGTTCGACCCCGGCCCTCTCCGCCGCCGTGGTCGACGACCTGACCTTGGGCTGGCAGCGCCTGGACACGGTCGAGGTCGCCATATCCCCCGGCAACCGTGCGCCCCGCGGCCTCTCGGTGGTGCGGGCGATCCTGTCCTATGTCGGCCGGCCGGTGCGCGTGCTGGTCGATGGGCAATGGGCCAGCCGTCCCGGCTTCTCGATGCTGGCTCGCCGCCGGATCGGCCCCCTGGGTGCGCGCTGGCTGGCCCTGTGCGATGCCCCGGATCTCGTGCTGCTGCCGCGGCGGGCGGCGCCCCGGCGCAGCGCGATCTTCCGCGCCGGGCTGGAACTGCCGATCCTGCACCTGGGGCTCTACGCCCTGGGCCTGCTCGTCCGCGCCCGCCTGCTGCGCGCGCTGACACCCCTGGCCCGGCCGCTGCATTGGTGCGCCGACCGCCTGCTGGCCTTCGGCACCGACCGGGGCGGCATGGTGGTGGAGGTCAAGGGGCTGGACGCCGCGGGCAGGCGTTGCCGGCGGCGCTGGATCCTGTGGGCCGAGGCGGGCCAGGGGCTCTATGTGCCCACCCTGCCGGCATTGGCGCTGATCAGGTCGATCGCCGCCGGCAGGGGACCGGCCCCCGGCGCGGTGCCCTGTGTCGGGCTGCTGCCCCTCGCCACCATCGCGGCGGAATTCGACCGCCACCGGATCACCACGCAAACCGACGGCGAAACCGACGACAGCCCGCCCCTGTTCGCCGGCGCGGTCGGGCCAGGCTTCGCCCACCTGCCAGCACCGATCCGCACGCTGCACAGCCCCGGCTGGTGGGCCGCCTTTCGTGGCCGGGGCCGGGTCGACGGCGCCGCCAATCCCCTGGGTCGCCTGGTCGCCCGCCTCTTCGGCTTTCCCCCGACCCTGGCCGACGTGCCGGTGCGCGTGACCATCGCGCGGGACGGCCGGGGCGAGCGGTGGCGGCGCGATTTCGGCGGTCACCTTTTTTCCTCGCACCTGCGCCCCGATGGCGGCGGCGGCGTGGTCGAGTGTTTCGGCCCGTTCCACTTTCCGCTGCGCCTCACCCCCACGCCGGGCGGCTTGCGTTACGACATCGCGGGCTGGCGCCTGGGGCGCCTGCCCCTGCCGGGTTTCCTCGAGCCCAGGATCGCGGTAGAAGAAACCATCGATGCGCAAGGACGCTTTCATTTCGACGTGGCGCTGAGCCTGCCCCTGGTCGGCCGCATGGTTCGCTACCGCGGCTGGCTGGAAGCGGACGAGGCCGGCCCAGCCCCATTCTCGCCCCATTCTTGA